The Coffea arabica cultivar ET-39 chromosome 3c, Coffea Arabica ET-39 HiFi, whole genome shotgun sequence genome contains a region encoding:
- the LOC113734172 gene encoding acireductone dioxygenase 2, protein MGSLTKDDREEVIQAWHMDDSDEDQRLPHHREPKEFVSLDKLAELGVLSWRLDADKYENDEELKKIRDARGYSYMDFCEVCPEKLPNYEEKIKNFFEEHLHTDEEIRYCVAGSGYFDARDRNDEWIRIWVKKGAMIVLPAGIYHRFTLDSDNYIKAMRLFVGDPVWTPFNRPHDHLPARKAYVETFGQKEGAGQAVDAAA, encoded by the exons GATGACAGGGAGGAAGTGATACAGGCATGGCATATGGATGACAGCGATGAGGACCAGAGACTTCCCCACCACCGTGAGCCTAAGGAGTTTGTCTCTCTGGATAAACTTGCAG AACTCGGAGTACTCAGCTGGCGATTGGATGCTGATAAgtatgaaaatgatgaagagtTGAAGAAAATCCGTGACGCCCGTGGATATTCATACATG GACTTCTGCGAGGTTTGCCCTGAGAAATTACCCAATTATGAGGAGAAGATCAAAAACTTCTTTGAAGAACATCTTCACACTGATGAGGAGATCCGCTACTGCGTTGCAGGGAGTG GTTACTTTGATGCTCGGGATCGTAATGATGAATGGATCCGCATCTGGGTAAAGAAAGGAGCCATGATTGTCCTTCCAGCTGGGATTTATCACCGCTTTACTCTTGATTCTGACAACTACATCAAG GCAATGCGGCTTTTTGTTGGTGATCCGGTTTGGACACCCTTTAATCGCCCGCATGACCATCTGCCTGCAAG GAAAGCATATGTTGAAACATTTGGGCAGAAGGAAGGTGCAGGTCAGGCAGTTGACGCTGCAGCTTAA